In Pedobacter heparinus DSM 2366, the following are encoded in one genomic region:
- a CDS encoding alpha/beta fold hydrolase — translation MKKILLLFLALFISTASFSQGILNLFGRSQDLFKLLSEDKYTEAYSYFDPAFQAKVTEANIKDLWAKLSEKFGKMENAGVVSSKTEGDFYTVILEVKFANDSQNFLLAFNKTEKIVGLYLQPKSSAAAYTRPVYADTALYKEKEIYVKTPGHSLVGMLTEPKKGSGYPVVVLVHGSGPQDMDETMGPNKPLKDLALGLASKGIASIRYVKRTKVYPMDFVGANTVKEEVLDDALAAIALARTLPEVNKKQLYLFGHSLGGMLAPRIALLAPDLNGILLAAAPARSLTDIIVEQNRYFFELAKDTTAAGKLMLDSVNKKLDVTRITKLGTIKADSALFGLPAAYWIDLNNYKQVETAKKLKQRIFVAQGGNDFQVSVTDYNLWSAALGKKKNATLKLYPDLNHLLSSQTEKGTLQQYDGPANVSSVLIDDIVAWIKAGT, via the coding sequence ATGAAGAAAATATTATTGCTGTTTTTAGCGCTTTTCATTTCTACTGCCTCATTTTCGCAGGGTATCCTGAATCTTTTTGGTCGTTCACAGGACTTGTTCAAGCTCTTGTCGGAAGATAAATATACCGAGGCCTACAGTTATTTTGATCCGGCTTTCCAGGCCAAGGTAACAGAAGCCAATATAAAAGACCTGTGGGCAAAACTCTCAGAGAAATTTGGTAAGATGGAAAATGCAGGGGTGGTAAGCAGCAAAACAGAAGGAGATTTTTACACAGTTATCCTTGAAGTGAAGTTTGCCAATGATTCACAGAATTTTTTACTGGCCTTTAATAAAACAGAAAAAATAGTTGGACTTTACCTGCAACCGAAAAGCTCTGCTGCTGCTTATACGCGGCCGGTTTACGCCGATACTGCTTTGTATAAAGAAAAAGAGATTTATGTAAAAACACCGGGTCATAGCCTGGTTGGTATGTTAACTGAGCCCAAAAAGGGGAGTGGCTATCCGGTAGTGGTATTGGTGCATGGCTCTGGGCCCCAGGATATGGATGAAACCATGGGCCCCAACAAGCCCCTGAAAGATCTTGCGCTGGGCCTGGCTTCCAAAGGGATCGCCAGCATACGCTATGTGAAAAGGACAAAGGTCTATCCGATGGATTTTGTAGGTGCAAATACCGTTAAGGAAGAAGTTTTGGATGATGCACTTGCTGCCATTGCCCTGGCCAGGACCCTGCCTGAAGTAAATAAAAAACAGCTCTATCTGTTTGGCCATAGCTTAGGCGGAATGCTTGCACCCAGAATAGCCCTGCTTGCGCCTGATCTGAACGGTATTTTACTGGCTGCTGCCCCGGCAAGGTCTTTAACAGATATTATTGTTGAACAGAACAGGTATTTTTTTGAACTTGCAAAAGATACAACGGCTGCAGGAAAACTGATGCTCGATAGTGTGAACAAAAAGCTGGATGTAACCAGGATTACAAAACTGGGGACTATAAAAGCCGATTCTGCTTTATTTGGATTGCCCGCCGCTTACTGGATAGATCTGAACAATTACAAACAGGTAGAAACTGCTAAAAAGTTGAAACAACGCATTTTTGTTGCGCAGGGTGGCAACGACTTTCAGGTTTCAGTAACCGATTATAACCTGTGGAGTGCTGCTTTAGGAAAGAAAAAAAATGCTACACTTAAGTTATATCCTGACCTTAACCATCTGTTGAGTTCTCAGACAGAAAAAGGTACTTTGCAGCAATATGACGGCCCGGCAAATGTGTCTTCAGTATTGATTGATGATATTGTGGCCTGGATAAAAGCAGGGACCTGA
- a CDS encoding response regulator transcription factor has protein sequence MIKRIHVLEDDEDIRYIIGVLLKDEGYELQLSSSFDELKSKLKDSVPDLFILDVMLPDGDGTDICTDLKTDAFTKHIPIIVMSANDKNKERSIAAGANDYISKPFDIDYIVKRINKLLN, from the coding sequence ATGATCAAAAGAATCCATGTGCTTGAAGATGATGAAGATATCAGATACATTATTGGCGTTTTATTGAAAGATGAAGGGTATGAACTACAGCTTTCCTCGTCATTTGATGAACTAAAAAGTAAACTAAAAGACTCTGTGCCTGATTTATTTATTTTAGATGTAATGTTACCGGACGGAGATGGTACTGATATTTGTACAGATCTTAAAACCGATGCATTTACAAAGCACATTCCGATCATTGTAATGTCTGCGAATGACAAGAATAAAGAGCGGAGCATTGCTGCCGGCGCAAATGATTACATCAGCAAGCCTTTTGATATTGATTACATTGTTAAAAGGATCAATAAACTGCTGAATTAA